The Citrifermentans bemidjiense Bem genome window below encodes:
- a CDS encoding O-acetylhomoserine aminocarboxypropyltransferase/cysteine synthase family protein → MGEKEKKLRFDTKLIHGGTSPGPSGATKTPIVQASAFAYDTAEELEDIFRGRAVGQVYTRIGNPTVDTLEKRLAAIEDGIAAVATSSGMAAITTSVMAVVRSGDEVLSSSSLFGGTYSLFHVTLANFGIETRFVDPVDLAAVEAGINDKTRLIFVETIGNPKMDVPDIAAFAAIAKKHGIPLMVDATVSTPYLARSKELGADIVVHSTSKYINGTANSIGGAIIDAGSFNWQSPKFPHFEQFFRKYRSFAFTARVRKLIHKDFGACAAPLNSFLLGEGLETLALRMERHCSNALQVARFLQAHEKVTWVNYPGLDDSPFYEVAKRQFNGRFGGLLTFGLTDKAAAFRVINNLRLAKNLANIGDTKTLVIHPASTICADYTPEVKALMGVSEEQVRVSVGIEDIEDILEDFAAALEEA, encoded by the coding sequence GTGGGAGAGAAAGAAAAGAAGCTGAGATTCGACACGAAACTGATCCACGGCGGCACCTCGCCCGGGCCCTCCGGCGCCACCAAGACCCCGATAGTACAGGCATCCGCCTTCGCCTACGACACGGCGGAAGAACTGGAAGACATCTTCAGGGGAAGAGCCGTAGGCCAGGTGTACACGAGGATAGGCAACCCCACCGTGGACACCCTGGAAAAGAGGCTGGCCGCGATCGAGGACGGCATCGCCGCCGTCGCCACCTCTTCGGGCATGGCGGCGATCACCACCTCGGTCATGGCCGTAGTCAGAAGCGGCGACGAGGTCCTCTCCTCCTCCTCGCTTTTCGGGGGCACCTACTCGCTGTTCCACGTCACCCTGGCCAACTTCGGGATCGAAACCCGCTTCGTCGACCCCGTCGACCTTGCCGCGGTCGAGGCGGGGATCAACGACAAAACCCGACTGATCTTCGTGGAAACCATCGGCAACCCGAAGATGGACGTTCCCGACATAGCGGCTTTCGCAGCCATCGCCAAAAAGCACGGCATCCCGCTCATGGTCGACGCCACCGTTTCCACGCCGTATCTCGCGCGATCCAAGGAACTCGGGGCCGACATCGTCGTCCATTCCACCAGCAAGTACATCAACGGAACAGCCAACTCCATCGGCGGCGCCATCATAGATGCCGGGAGCTTCAACTGGCAGAGCCCGAAGTTCCCGCACTTCGAGCAGTTTTTCCGCAAGTACCGCAGCTTCGCCTTCACGGCACGGGTCCGCAAGCTGATCCACAAGGATTTCGGCGCCTGCGCCGCGCCGCTCAACTCGTTCCTTTTGGGCGAGGGGCTGGAGACGCTGGCCCTGCGCATGGAGCGGCACTGCTCCAACGCCCTCCAGGTGGCCCGGTTTCTTCAGGCGCACGAAAAGGTCACTTGGGTCAACTACCCCGGCCTCGACGATTCCCCCTTTTACGAGGTGGCGAAGCGCCAGTTCAACGGCCGCTTCGGCGGGCTCTTGACCTTCGGGCTCACGGACAAGGCCGCCGCCTTCCGGGTCATCAACAACCTGCGGCTGGCCAAGAATCTCGCCAACATCGGCGACACCAAGACTCTGGTGATCCACCCGGCGAGCACCATCTGCGCCGATTACACCCCCGAGGTGAAGGCGCTCATGGGAGTGAGCGAGGAGCAGGTCAGGGTCTCGGTGGGGATCGAGGACATCGAGGACATCCTGGAGGATTTCGCGGCCGCGCTGGAAGAGGCCTGA
- the cysK gene encoding cysteine synthase A: protein MSRIYLDNSQSIGNTPLVRLNHVTKGAKATVLAKVEGRNPAYSVKCRIGANMIWDAEERGVLKPGVEIVEPTSGNTGIALAYVAAARGYKLTLTMPETMSIERRRVLAALGANLILTPGSAGMKGAVAKAEEIAASDPARYFLPQQFKNPANPAIHEKTTGPEIWADTDGAVDVVVAGVGTGGTISGIARYLKQTKGKQVVAVAVEPKESPVISQKLAGQELKPGPHKIQGIGAGFIPDTLDLSVIDRVEQIDSNEALEFAKRLTKEEGLLVGISSGAAVAAAVRLANLQEFAGKTIVVVLPDLAERYLSTALFEEA, encoded by the coding sequence ATGTCCCGTATCTACCTAGACAACTCCCAGTCCATTGGCAACACGCCGCTGGTGCGGCTGAACCATGTAACCAAGGGGGCCAAGGCGACCGTGCTCGCCAAGGTCGAGGGGCGCAACCCCGCCTACTCGGTAAAGTGCCGCATCGGTGCCAACATGATCTGGGATGCCGAGGAGCGTGGCGTACTGAAGCCTGGGGTGGAGATCGTCGAGCCGACCAGCGGCAACACCGGCATAGCGCTTGCCTACGTGGCGGCGGCCCGCGGTTACAAGCTGACCCTCACCATGCCCGAGACCATGAGCATCGAGCGCCGCAGGGTGCTGGCGGCATTGGGAGCGAACCTGATCCTTACCCCGGGTTCCGCCGGGATGAAAGGGGCCGTGGCCAAGGCCGAGGAGATCGCGGCTTCCGATCCGGCGCGCTACTTCCTGCCGCAGCAGTTCAAGAACCCTGCTAACCCCGCCATTCACGAGAAAACGACCGGCCCGGAAATCTGGGCCGACACCGACGGCGCCGTAGACGTCGTCGTAGCCGGCGTAGGTACCGGCGGCACCATCTCCGGGATCGCCCGCTACCTCAAGCAGACCAAGGGGAAGCAGGTCGTCGCGGTTGCGGTCGAGCCCAAGGAAAGCCCGGTAATCAGCCAGAAGCTTGCCGGCCAGGAACTCAAGCCCGGCCCGCACAAGATCCAGGGGATCGGCGCCGGTTTCATTCCCGATACCCTCGACCTCTCCGTCATCGACCGGGTCGAGCAGATCGACAGCAACGAGGCCTTGGAGTTCGCCAAGCGCCTTACCAAGGAAGAGGGCCTTTTGGTCGGCATCTCCAGCGGCGCCGCGGTTGCCGCCGCCGTGCGGCTGGCCAACCTGCAGGAATTTGCCGGCAAGACCATCGTGGTGGTGCTCCCCGACCTCGCCGAGCGCTATCTCTCCACCGCACTCTTCGAAGAAGCCTGA
- the hybB gene encoding Ni/Fe-hydrogenase cytochrome b subunit, with amino-acid sequence MSTDSKRTDPARGPLFTKPFIVLLFLSLAGLFFIGVRFVKGIGAVSNLSDGYPWGIWVAYDVAIGTAVTCGGFAVALLSYLMHRGAYHSLVKSAILTSLFGAFLAASSIVVEIGRPWNAHGFFAPTSWQPNSAFFELTLCAAGYLVAEVIEYLPAIVPMLGRGNPTSLRTLLFNFLKARGMVRVSPESGAVPTGLLRCRINQLLILIALAGIVLPTMHQSALGSLMLIASTKLHPLWHGPFLPLLFLINCIYIGYAIVVFESILASFVQARPFRSADLAAAAALIPWLSGAWLVVRLGDLVNRGQIEAVFHGDFYSAFFLAECLLMTIGSAPLFNRRKRQSPRRLFISASMMLLGGGLYRFNVYLIGFNPGNGWHYFPSFAEVTISAGIVSLEILIYQVLIKLLPPIPAERAGY; translated from the coding sequence ATGAGCACCGACAGCAAAAGAACGGACCCGGCAAGGGGGCCGCTTTTTACCAAGCCGTTTATCGTCCTTTTGTTCCTGTCGCTGGCCGGCCTCTTCTTCATCGGGGTCCGTTTCGTCAAGGGGATCGGGGCGGTCTCCAATCTGAGCGACGGCTACCCCTGGGGGATCTGGGTCGCCTACGACGTGGCGATCGGCACCGCGGTCACCTGCGGCGGTTTCGCCGTCGCCCTTTTGAGCTACCTCATGCACCGCGGCGCTTACCATTCCCTGGTGAAGTCCGCGATCCTCACCAGCCTCTTCGGCGCCTTCCTGGCTGCCTCCTCCATCGTGGTCGAGATAGGGCGCCCCTGGAACGCCCACGGCTTCTTCGCGCCGACCAGCTGGCAGCCGAACTCCGCCTTTTTCGAACTCACCCTTTGCGCCGCCGGATACCTGGTGGCCGAGGTGATCGAGTATCTTCCCGCCATCGTACCCATGCTTGGGCGCGGCAACCCGACCTCGCTCCGCACGCTTTTGTTCAATTTCTTAAAGGCGCGCGGGATGGTGCGGGTTTCCCCGGAGAGCGGTGCCGTTCCCACCGGGCTCTTGCGATGCAGGATCAACCAGCTCCTGATCCTCATCGCACTGGCGGGTATCGTGCTCCCCACCATGCACCAATCCGCGCTCGGCTCCCTGATGCTCATCGCCTCGACCAAGCTGCATCCTCTTTGGCACGGCCCCTTTTTGCCGCTTCTTTTCCTGATCAACTGCATCTACATCGGCTACGCCATCGTGGTCTTCGAATCGATTCTCGCCAGCTTCGTCCAGGCCCGCCCCTTCAGAAGCGCCGACCTCGCCGCCGCTGCCGCCCTCATCCCCTGGCTTTCCGGCGCGTGGCTCGTGGTGCGGCTTGGGGATCTGGTGAACCGGGGACAGATCGAGGCCGTTTTCCACGGGGATTTCTACTCCGCCTTCTTCCTGGCCGAGTGCTTATTGATGACCATCGGTTCCGCGCCGCTTTTCAACCGCCGCAAGCGGCAGTCGCCCCGCCGGCTCTTCATCTCCGCAAGCATGATGCTTCTTGGGGGCGGCCTCTACCGCTTCAACGTCTACCTGATCGGCTTCAACCCCGGCAATGGCTGGCATTACTTTCCTTCCTTCGCGGAAGTGACCATCTCGGCCGGGATCGTCTCGCTCGAGATTCTTATCTACCAGGTGCTCATCAAGTTGCTTCCGCCCATTCCCGCCGAGCGCGCAGGGTATTGA
- a CDS encoding thermonuclease family protein: protein MRTASRIIALCSSCLIFLALPVHAQPPSPHPVSVLEGLVVGVAEGDRLTVNSFGTEIPVRLYGIAAPQTAKVDKFTGWYKPGQPYAEDAFRALSIKVLHQQVKVVIHSTLLSKTDPTQVAVAVVYLDGRNINMEMLGDGWAWADGRFLSRVDHPRYMTAERIARNRKNGLWAQENPQPPWNFKPQIKIRPKQN from the coding sequence TTGAGAACCGCCAGCCGCATCATCGCTCTATGCTCGTCCTGCCTTATTTTCCTGGCCCTGCCGGTACACGCGCAGCCCCCTTCACCTCATCCTGTCAGCGTCCTTGAAGGGCTCGTGGTCGGAGTCGCCGAGGGCGACCGGCTCACGGTCAATTCCTTCGGCACCGAGATCCCGGTCCGCCTCTACGGGATTGCCGCGCCCCAGACCGCCAAGGTGGACAAGTTCACCGGCTGGTACAAACCGGGGCAGCCTTATGCCGAGGATGCCTTCCGGGCCCTCTCCATCAAGGTCCTGCACCAGCAGGTCAAGGTGGTGATCCACAGCACATTGCTTTCCAAGACGGACCCCACCCAGGTCGCCGTAGCGGTGGTGTATCTCGACGGCCGCAACATCAACATGGAGATGCTGGGGGACGGTTGGGCCTGGGCGGACGGCAGGTTTTTGAGCAGGGTCGACCACCCCCGCTACATGACCGCCGAGCGCATCGCCCGTAACAGGAAAAACGGGCTCTGGGCCCAGGAAAACCCGCAGCCCCCCTGGAACTTCAAGCCGCAGATAAAGATTCGGCCCAAGCAGAACTGA